Below is a window of Poecilia reticulata strain Guanapo linkage group LG8, Guppy_female_1.0+MT, whole genome shotgun sequence DNA.
CCTtataagtgaagtaatctgccagtggaactagtacgtttttaatcaatataaaggaataattactttaaaacaagctcctatatcttgctgaaaagttaYTTTTAAGTTTGTTTGCCTTATTTAAAKTTTGCTGAGASATTTGCAGTAGaaagtagaccaaaaatacttggtaagattgtcAAGATTGTCAGTGTTGTGCAAAGTGAAGTAAAGAATGTAAAGAGTACAGTGYGCAGAAAGTCAGTTAAAATCTGCATATCCTTGCTGACGAAAGCAGCTGCAGCGTCTCCCATGTGAGCAGagatcagcagctgcagcagccctCAGAGTCCAAACCCGCCAGGAAGGTTTGGTGCTTCGTGTTATAAATATGGCAATATGATTGCGGGCTTAATTTAATAATCTGGAAACAACTTAAAAGCGGGCAGAGGAGGCTCCAGTCACGACAGTTTCGTTTTGTTCCCGCTGAATAGGTTTTCTATTTGTTCCTCTGCACACGAGAAAAACAGGAATGCAGATAAACGCATTACCTCGTTTAGCCTATGTGAAACGCAACTTTGTTCGGACGATTGGCCGAGGCAAGGGGCGTGTTTagagtgatttatttaaagttgaaaGTCTTGATCTCAAATAAgaatcagaaatatttggtttgtaatttttattccaACCCCTTCTTTTTAGGGAATACAGACAATACTGACGAGAGTCCAGCATCAGTTGTATTCACTCATCCTGTAAAAGCCACTGTTTTATACAGTTAAAAGTGGAAAAGTACTGCAGAACATTGAATATGTTAACAGGTTATCATTCAGCGTACCGTTATGCTACTGTTGCTATRATGAAAGATATCAGATCTCAGTGAGTACACctggatattttgtttttataaatcacagatggttttggttgtttttatccTTGTTGATGTTCATATGATGAACCTCTGGTTGGTATGGAACGTTGGTGTCGTCTTGTATctaaatggttttttttttcttaatgaaaaatctaaaaataaatgtWaaaaaaaatctacaaacttacaaaaacatGGCCGTCCACCTAACCTTGACAGCCCATACGAAGACTGCCTTCTTCTGAGACGCAGCCAAGATGCCTGTGGCATTTCTGGAGSAGcatgttgccatgacaacagcgTAAACCTGGACACAGAAAAAGTTTAGTACCTTGTCATAAGGGACAACAATTTAGCTTTTAGGACGGTTTCAGTTGCTGTCAGTTTCAGTTGCTGCCAGCATACGTCACCCATAGTGAAActtggcagtggcagcatcatgctgagggatTGTTTTCCCACAACATGCACAAAACGTCATAAGAAGTTGAGYAGAGAACTACGGAGTAAAACCATGAAGTAAAACCTACACGAGAGACATGAAACTGTACGAATtctccatatttatttttatccaggTGTTGCAGASGATTCGGTCCAGGAGGTTCTGAagaaaacagaaccagcagtCGAATTTCACGCGCCACCACCAGAGAAAAACGGTCAGGACATTCAGGGAGTCTCGGATGGCTCCTGTCGCCCGATGCACCAGCCCAACCCAAAATGTGAGGACGGCTTCGRCGTTTGCAGGGACGACCACAGAGTCCCACTTCCTGCCACCGAGCTGGGAGGCACGGCGTTAGTCACTGCCAAAACTGTGTAGAGTTGTGTGAGGTGAAKCTGTGTTTCTGTCTACTTATAATGTTTTCAGTATAGATCAACGTAAAGCTGTTTTTCATTCCTGGACAAAAARCAAGAACTCCAGGATGCTGTTTAGTTTTCCCCAAGTTATTGAAGGGTAAACATGTGTCATTCATGGTTAAATACCTGTTATTCTCMatatttttttgagtttttggaTATGATCTGAATTACATATCACTTTCTATATTTCTACAAgggttgtaaaatgttttctgtgtcttGAAACTGCAGCAATTTGTACAGAatatgcagttaaaaaaaacactgcatacataaaacacaaaatgcttcaATTTTTGAGCCACActgaaaatttttatttagtaaaacgcaaaataaaaatcatcacaaaaaacatatcagatgttttaaaaacaaggtGGCATCGATGTGCCAAGACAGAAAACAATGGACGTGTGCTCACTTGGCGTTTTATAAGATAAACCTGGCGACAGCTGCAACGATAAAAACCCACCCGGTGGCCATCTTTGTAGCATTCAAGAGAattttgtttgagaaattcCTTTATGCTGTATTGCAGATGGTGAGTTTTTAGTTGTTCTGAGTTTTTATCATAACATCATTTAGTTCCAGTCAGACATTTACATATAGAACTTCGACTTCTGCAAGAGTAGCTACTAAATTAGCAAGAGAATGCAGATCCACTGTCGTTCGCAGCAAATAAAKCTTATTTACACGGTAAATAATTTGTCATACTTTGCAATGAATCCTGCAGGCAACAAAAAGTAAGAACActttaaaagtgaacaaaaaactACCGTTTCCCCCTCGTCTTTCGTCTCATCTCTTTTTCTTGCAGAAAAAtgactttagtttcagattacACAAAGCTCAAGCTAAAGTCTagataataattattttatgaatcGAGTGCAAAGTATTGGCTCAGAAGATAAAATGAAGACTGCAAAACTTTGTACAAATCAGTTTGACAGGTGCATTCTGTGGAGTGAAATATATCCCAGTGCTTGAAGGTCTTACTGTAATAGCCACGAGAACCTGCCGCTCTCTCAACCTTGAAGGACTGTGACCTGGGCAGAGATCACAGAGATGACGTCACCGTTAATCCACCTGCTGCTTCGGCACAGTCACTCTGACTCAGCAGAACGGTCCCAACAGGCGTTCAGTCCCAAACGCTGGGCTTAACAAAGTCTTTCCCAGAAGTCTCCTCTGCGCTCCGTCACAGGAACGTGCTGGGGTTGTCGGTGACGGCCAGGTGGAAGTACTCCGGCGGGCTGTCCTTCCTCAGGCTGTTGTTGGTGTCTCTACAGCGGACTCTGGTGGACAAGGTCTTCCTCTTCTCAAAGCCCTCTCTTCCGGCTCGGTGCTTCTCCAGGCTGGACACGATCATGTCTGCCAGGTCCTGCTGGAGCCTCTGGAAGTTCTCCCTGAGACAAACACGGACAGATAATCATCATGACCTTCGTACGTATCTGAATGTTTGGCATAAACATAGTAGAGGCTCGACTCACGCCGTCGGTGGTGTGGGCAGATTGTAGGTTCTTCCTGTTACGCCTGTTAGCCAGTAGGTCATCTCCTTGCCTTTACCCTTAGAGTCAggaaaacacagacaaacaccaAGTTTATATGCAACGTTTGGTACATGTGAGGATTTGGTACATGTGAGGATTTAAGACGGTAAAAAAGAATCATCTCACCTTCAGGTACGTCTCTCCtcttttttcaaactcaaactGGCAGTCTGTCCTCCGTAGGATGTTGATTGTGGACTGGCTGGCATGAATCCtcagagctggaggagaaagtGGAAACCGCTTGTCAGATGTAGAGATCTGCTTCTTTCTAAAAGTTTTTATCTGGATGTTTTCTCGTGTGTGTTTCGCCTTACGCAGGCCTGTGGACTCCATGCGAGACGCCGTGTTCACCGTGTCTCCAAAGAGACAGTAGCGAGGCATCTTGTTTCCGACCACGCCGGCTGCACACGGACCTGGATGTAGATCAGGGATGAGCAACATGGACTTAAAAGTTTAATCACAATATTTATGGAACTTTTTTAGGTAACCGTAGGCCGAGACTGCATGGTGCAGCAATTACAACCCAACAAACGCATGATGTTCTTGAGAAACATTCCTATTTGTAAAGCGGCACAAAACACTTGATTTGTGCCACTAAGCTGCACACAGCAACTAGATTAAATCATGTTTCAAgtgtattgatatttattgatgcgtTTGTAGGTAGTTAGAAGAATCAGGAGTGTTTGGTACCTGAATGCACTCCAATACGAATCCACAGAGGAATCCCCGGCAGGTGCTGCAACTCAAAAGTCCCAACAAACGACAGAAGGTCGAGGGCCATGTGGGCGATGTCCACCGCATGTCTGTCGCCATTTCGCTTGGGTAACCCTGACGCTACCATGTAGGCATCTCCTATYGTCTCAACCTGAGACCAAAGGGAAACATTCACTCAAGTAACACAACAagctagaaaaataaatcaggctTTTTTCAATCTTGACCGTATCACTCCACAAATTTGGGATTACTGATACACCAGGCAGAAACGTAAACCGTAGAATCGTATCGCTCCCACCCCTCTGCTGTTGCACTGAGCTACCTTGTAGACGTCATGGTGATCCAGGATGCTGTCAAAGTTCTTGTAGATCTCGTTCAGCATGTCCACCACCTCCATGGGGGTGCTGTAGTGGCACAGGGTGGTGAAGCCCACTATGTCGCTGAAATAGATGGTGACCTCCTCAAACAGCTCGGGCTCCACTCTTCCCGTCTCCTTTAGCGAGCGCACCACAGGACTAGCCAAACACACGGAGAGGAACTTATCATTTTCAACTCRTATGTGAAGATTTGTAGCCTGTAGACTCTCTGCATGTGTGAGTTCATGTCACCAGTCAATAAAGACACAGTCAGTAGTAATACTATGTGGATATATTTAGTTTTAGGAGAGAATATGGCTACTTTATTTTGTSTCCAGGCGtcataaaacaaaggaaaagttGCAGAAATCATTTTTCCAGCTTTGGACCTGCTCTGCTTTAGTTCCAGGGTTTTTCAGTAAATGACCGTACCCAGGYAGCAGCATGAAGTTGAGGCGATCCGCTCGGTCCCTCTCGGCTTTGTACAGAGCYGTTCTCTCCTCCACCAAACAYTCCAGAGTCCTGGAGTACATCTGYAGCCGGCGGATCAGGTTGTCCATGTACGTCTCCGTGGCCTGGTTGTGCAAGttactgtgaaaataaaagcaaagtaaaaaattgACCTTGGAACATCACCTTCAgccatatttaatgtttttaaaatgatgtaaagaCGTGTCGACGTACCTGAAGATCTTCCCCAGCGTTAACTCGATCCTCTTGAAGTCTGGCCTTCGCTCAGGGTCTTCATCCCAGCAGCTCTTTATCAGCATGTAGAGCTGCGTTCACAAGCACACAGGAGGAAGAATAACGGGTCATTTATTCAGCTGGAGCTGATAAACGCAGGCTATTTTCATAACATTTACAGTGCAAGGCAAGATTATAGATACTCCTTGAACGTTTTACtctttgtcacgttacaaccacaaaccccTCTGTGTATTTCATTGTGGTTTTATAAGTAAGACAGACCAATAATTATTAAGTGGATTGGTTTACTTTACTTTGACAgccttaaataaaatacattggaaCTAAATGTCTTCAAATGTCACTTAGCTAGTCAATAAAGTCTCACTACAGTATAAATAGTTGTTCTTTAAAGGCTACTTTTAGATGAGATTCATTTTGATCAGATTCATTCAACAAATGtcattatttgaataaaaaaaaaaaagaaaaacgttgtAATTATCCACtaatttgttttggtctatATTATGAAATccaaataatgtaattttaacaaattaaagttgtattCATAGTTTTGTCAAGCTATGGATAATCACTCTACTTTGAAATAACAGCTTGGTGTTATTAATGTGATGTTTACCTCAATTTCTCTGTCTGATATTCCCTCAAAGTAGAGGTCCGGTCTGAAGAAGCCGTTTCCTCTGGGATACTGAATTCTGTGCAGTTTTTCTGAGAGATTACAGAAGAGGAGCGTAAATACTAATAGGAgttcagtcacacacacagagaaacaagctAAAGTAAATCTTTTAACTGAAATGAACAAGCGGAGCGTTTGAGCGGCGACGTGCCTGTGGTGTTAAAGCAGGAGCGGGTGTAGAACGGCGTTTGCCTCAGAACGATCTCGTGTGCGATGATGCCGTAGCTGTAGACGTCGCCTTTCTGCGACACGCCGTCTTTGCGGAGATGCTCCGGAGCCGTCCAAAGATCTGAAAGGCAGCGACGGAGAGAGGCTGAGTGACCAGTACTCTCAGGTTTAGGATGAAGGGTCAGAGGGCAACAATCACCTCTGCCGGGCATCAGGATGGTGTGGCAGCCAAAGTCTGTGATCTTGACAACCATGCGGTTGTCGACCACGCAGTTGGTGGACTTGAGGCGACCGTGGACTGGAATGCTGCTGGAGTGCAGATACGACATGCCCTGTAAGGACGGGGGTGAAAAAGATTAGATGTTTTACAGAGCTCCGCAACAagaatgaatacatttttgttcacatttcgCTGCATTAggaaccacaaacctcagttgTTTTAGCTGGATTTTATGCGACAGACCCAACATAAAGTAGTGTGAAATTATAAGAGTTTAAAARgttcaaaataaaacctgaaagatgcattttattcagttcTATCWACTCTGATACcactaaataaaacccagagcaACCAATTCCTTTAAAAGTCGCCTAATTTGAAATTTGAGTCCACTTGTGCGTAATTTAGTCAACAATACTAAAACAGATCACCTTTAACATCCCTACAAACAAacatggtgttggcagcatcatgctgtggggaggcttTTCGTCAGAGTTGATGCACAGGAASCTGGATGAAGTTGCTTCACCACTTTTGTGattcacataaaattccaattagaaacattgaagtttgtggctaaaatgagacaaaatgtaaaaaacaaagttttatagTATATCCTTCAAGATGTCGCGTTGTGTTAATATTCTWAAAATACTTCATTTTAAATKAATGCTGAAAACAGTTGAAGGTGCWGCATCATCTCATTTGTTGAGTAAATGTCACATTGCAGACATCCGAAACTAATATTTTCAACRTGACACCAGATAGTATTAATGTTACCTTCGCGATGTCGTACATGACRGATATTTTAAACTCCATGTCCATGAAGGTCTCGTCTGGGTAGGATATCCTGTCACTGAGGATGTACTGCAAgaggggaaataaataaataaacaagtggagacaaagtttatgttttatggcttttatcTGTCAGCTCACAGCCTCTGCTAGGTGAAGGGAAAAAACTGGAACACTTAATAGACActctgcgtgcgtgcgtgtgtgtgtgtgtgtgtgtgtaaacctCAGTGTGCATTCACGCACACACCATTAGCGCTCTGCACACAGAGTGTCATAAATCATAAAGAAGGCAGTAAGATTATTAGGGGCAGCGTGGAAATTAGGCCACAGAGTAACAGGATGTGTGTCAGCATCCCAGGAAGTGAGATCAGAGCAACGTGGACAGAAATGGTTTTAGCTGCTGATTCTAGGCAGCATCAAAAGTAGGACAAACTTTCATTCCTGGCTGCGCCAAACATGAACAGTACTGGCTACATTTAATGGCAACCTGGGTAAAAGatccataaaatacatttagattAGAACTTAAAGTTGTTgggttgttgggtttttttttttcagaatgttcTAATATGAGATTATGctctacagtaaaataaaatgtttccttacTCTTTTAAAAAGGTCTTTTGTTGTTTCGATTcacaaatatacaaacacattttgcacatttccttCAGTCTGCTTTTAATGACTGTGTGGTTTCATGTTCGTCCTACTCAGCACAGGTGTTAAACTCGCGGYccgggggccaaatctggcccgccgaaCATATTCATGTGGCCGTCTAGACTCTGAACTCTAGACTCGCATAACTAGAACTTTAAGATAAAAGTTGTGAGCTTACATATTATCCTATCAgtcaaaacaaatcagattttatttgtgtactGACAAATTACATCAGTGTAAAACGTTGCTCAATATTATCttctttagttctttttttctgtcagtttgcaCATGAATAACGGacaataattacattattattcTATTCCAAAATGACACATATCAAAAACAGCTGTTAATACTTTGCACTACTCTCTTTTACCTTCAGGGCGTTATGCtattaaaagtaattatttcttaatatggactttttttctcaccaaaTAAATGCTCAAATTACAGGGCAGTCTAATCTAAATCAGTGTGAGAACATGTCACtacaataacaattttaaaaaattatttatttgaaggaATTCTACACGTTTTATAAACTTAAAATCYGTCTTTTCATCCAGTTTTGCTGAGCACCAGGAATGGCACTGACTGTttttgaaatacaacaaaagaattcgtaaagtaattaaaaaaaaaaactcagaaaaaggCGAAACCAGAGATCTGATCTTACCCTGAGGGATCCCCGCTGGCAGAGCTCAAACACTCCRAAGACGCCGTACTCGAACTTCACTGTGCCGTAGAACTTGGTCAGGTTGTAATAATCGATCCGCAGCAGCTGCAACACAAACGCATGAAAGATCAGAATATGTAGCATAGATGTGTATCTGTACTGTGTGTTTTAGTAGAAACGTRTGAACAAAACTCAAAGGAGCTCACAGTGTTGAGCTCAATTTTCTGCTCCTCGGTGAAATCTCCTGCATTCTTCAGCTCTTTCAGGATCACAGGCTGGGAAGGATTTTAAACAAACAWGTGTCACTATTAGTTTGCRATCCAGTTACGRATTYCTGGAGGCAGGAATAAAATTACCTTCTTGTCGTAGCAGCCTCGCTGCCTGAAGTAAGTGCTGTCCTTCCTCTTATCRTCGTCGATCTGttcccaaaaacaacaaacaacgaTTTTTAAACTGACAGATTATTATGAAAGGATTCCCACATTCATTCATAGATGAACACCCACCGAGAAAGAAAAACGAACTACGTAAACCACTGTTCACCCATTCAAGTCAGTTGGATTagggtctgaactttgactggaccattctcaCACATGAATGTTATCTGAACCATTCTACAGaactctgaaaaagaaaaacatgtgatCCAATTTWaaaaaaatatgattaatttgttataattttattaaatgtgtccaagtaaatatattaagtttaATAAGTCGTCATGTtaagcaaatgtaaataaatgaagctTGACGAACTTAATTTGGTTACAGGTAAGAGATTAACGCGATTTTTTGAATATGGATCACtacagaaaaatgattttactaATGcaaatggacggatggacggacagatggCTGCAGCAATAGGTCATCTTTGGGTCACCTAAACGCACATGTAATACACACTAAATACATGTTACACAATAaggattattattgttgttgtgaCACAAAATAACAGCTAATCTCTTCCTGTTCTTCTGCCACTTTTAGGAGATTATAAGATATCAAACTWGTTCTATTGTTTACTGTAAACTTAGCATTTATCAGCTGATGTTACTTTCAAATAGTTAACAYAATACGACACACTTAAATACCCCTCTgcatttcaacataaaaaaacatttttctttagtttgttaCTCCTGTAAGGCTAAAATCAGTAGYCATAGTAACACCGACATGATGCAAGCTAATTACAAATTATGCTAATGATGGCAGCTATGTAACAGCAATGCAGTAGGAATGATGAAGCATCTAGTTTGGGAGGAGGGGCCCAAACGAAAATCTGCTTAGGGCCCCGGAAAAGCCTGGAACGGCCTTGTTGTAAGTGATAAAAATTCCTGGTGTCACTTTTCACTtggctttgtttattttataatcatCGCTGCCAGCTTAGAGGTTCAGTTTGTTACTGGACGACAGTCCTGACCTTCAGAGAGACTTCCTTCTCATCGAGAGGACCAATCAGGTGCGGACTCATGTGGGACCACTTCTTCTGCATCAGACGCTCCTTCCTGTTCTGCCTGGCAGCGTTCACAGACAAACAGTGGGTTTAGTCAAgtacagtcacaaaatgtcttctttttatttatttatttttttgtagtttatctCTGTAGTCGCTCAGAGAGGCTCCAAGAAAGGAGAGCGGGAGGCGTTTGCGTTTACAGACGTGAAACRTTTCCGGCGTTTACCTGTAGAAGATGAGAGCGATGGCGGTCACCACGACAACGCTGACACCCAAAACRATCACGATCACGTCCTGTGTACCCAagtctgaagaaaaacacacattagtTAAATAAAACGCAGATCTTTACAGCTGCTGAAATAATCCTGCAGTATGATGTCATACAGCGGCACTGAAACGTTTTCATGTTAAATGAGACCATCAGAAATCATTTCCAACTTTTCTTAATGTGATTTTAMGTTTCTCCTGTACGATTCAGGTTGGAAAGCACATtatagaaaaaggaaaagggaaaataaataactgatcTGGTTGCATAAGTGGGCATTGTTGAACCACTTCTTGATTTAATGTCCAGagttttaaagaatctgtttATCATCGCTCCgttaaaaagtttacattttgttttagattgacaaatcagataaaacatTGTGTCAAGATGGTacaataataaagactttgacTTACTacgtttatttttgtatttgggGCTGTCAGGACTAAGTATTAGTAGTTAGTGTCTGCAGTGATACAAGTCATTCTCTTTGGGGGTTTCCAGCTAACAGCGAKCAAGATAAATTCAAGAGTTCACCTTCACCATCTAAAACAGCTGAGAATCAAGYGTTTATCAGAATCTTATATGAGTCTAACACGAAGAGCGGAAACTATTTTATTTCCAGGTTGCAGATGTGAAACAAACCTACTCTGCAAAAACgctgcaaaaacatttctagagCAAATGTCTCAGTACACGTGGAACCAGAGGACAGTAAAATACAAGTAAATTTCATTtagaagatgagaaaaatgcCTTGTTATCAgcaaactagaactttttcatcaatataaagaaTATGGCttcaaacaagctcctgtatcttgctgaaatattatttgtcttatttcaagtgagcTCAGATATTTGCTATAGATACTTAAACACTTATTTACCTTCTGGATTTTCAGGTTCATCGTCAGGAAGTTGGCC
It encodes the following:
- the gucy2ca gene encoding heat-stable enterotoxin receptor isoform X1, with translation MRSWDCLLYLGVLGALGLMASGHTMLDDCLASNRKYKMNVVVLEDNNYEWSRPFVQKAVEQAIEKDRQKNIGNDLDLVLTANYNGFNTTVYNRQGCGSSTCEGVAILKRLVRSNEVGCIMLGPSCTFATFQLVDEEIGLTLSIPIISAGSFGLSCDYKPKLTRTLPPARKIIDLFLNFKTEELRFKPEWEKFYVYKKQVNNATEDCFWYINALEAPSARFASQTQRVMVREKXDLQRILKTSNRHSNIIILCGGPEEISLIKEDVDQIHPDTLFILLDLFNPEYHVNETAHELMEDVLVVTLPPRNYSYNSNSSYNDTINDYVAGYHDGALLFGQVLRDRLMSSEAGRKSEVVNYNPFANVTIEGLAGHVVLDEHGDRDVNFSFIYTSVKTGKYETLLVFDSSQNRTIETHPNPALGWKGQLPDDEPENPEDLGTQDVIVIVLGVSVVVVTAIALIFYRQNRKERLMQKKWSHMSPHLIGPLDEKEVSLKIDDDKRKDSTYFRQRGCYDKKPVILKELKNAGDFTEEQKIELNTLLRIDYYNLTKFYGTVKFEYGVFGVFELCQRGSLRYILSDRISYPDETFMDMEFKISVMYDIAKGMSYLHSSSIPVHGRLKSTNCVVDNRMVVKITDFGCHTILMPGRDLWTAPEHLRKDGVSQKGDVYSYGIIAHEIVLRQTPFYTRSCFNTTEKLHRIQYPRGNGFFRPDLYFEGISDREIELYMLIKSCWDEDPERRPDFKRIELTLGKIFSNLHNQATETYMDNLIRRLQMYSRTLECLVEERTALYKAERDRADRLNFMLLPGPVVRSLKETGRVEPELFEEVTIYFSDIVGFTTLCHYSTPMEVVDMLNEIYKNFDSILDHHDVYKVETIGDAYMVASGLPKRNGDRHAVDIAHMALDLLSFVGTFELQHLPGIPLWIRIGVHSGPCAAGVVGNKMPRYCLFGDTVNTASRMESTGLPLRIHASQSTINILRRTDCQFEFEKRGETYLKGKGKEMTYWLTGVTGRTYNLPTPPTAENFQRLQQDLADMIVSSLEKHRAGREGFEKRKTLSTRVRCRDTNNSLRKDSPPEYFHLAVTDNPSTFL
- the gucy2ca gene encoding heat-stable enterotoxin receptor isoform X2 codes for the protein MRSWDCLLYLGVLGALGLMASGHTMLDDCLASNRKYKMNVVVLEDNNYEWSRPFVQKAVEQAIEKDRQKNIDLDLVLTANYNGFNTTVYNRQGCGSSTCEGVAILKRLVRSNEVGCIMLGPSCTFATFQLVDEEIGLTLSIPIISAGSFGLSCDYKPKLTRTLPPARKIIDLFLNFKTEELRFKPEWEKFYVYKKQVNNATEDCFWYINALEAPSARFASQTQRVMVREKXDLQRILKTSNRHSNIIILCGGPEEISLIKEDVDQIHPDTLFILLDLFNPEYHVNETAHELMEDVLVVTLPPRNYSYNSNSSYNDTINDYVAGYHDGALLFGQVLRDRLMSSEAGRKSEVVNYNPFANVTIEGLAGHVVLDEHGDRDVNFSFIYTSVKTGKYETLLVFDSSQNRTIETHPNPALGWKGQLPDDEPENPEDLGTQDVIVIVLGVSVVVVTAIALIFYRQNRKERLMQKKWSHMSPHLIGPLDEKEVSLKIDDDKRKDSTYFRQRGCYDKKPVILKELKNAGDFTEEQKIELNTLLRIDYYNLTKFYGTVKFEYGVFGVFELCQRGSLRYILSDRISYPDETFMDMEFKISVMYDIAKGMSYLHSSSIPVHGRLKSTNCVVDNRMVVKITDFGCHTILMPGRDLWTAPEHLRKDGVSQKGDVYSYGIIAHEIVLRQTPFYTRSCFNTTEKLHRIQYPRGNGFFRPDLYFEGISDREIELYMLIKSCWDEDPERRPDFKRIELTLGKIFSNLHNQATETYMDNLIRRLQMYSRTLECLVEERTALYKAERDRADRLNFMLLPGPVVRSLKETGRVEPELFEEVTIYFSDIVGFTTLCHYSTPMEVVDMLNEIYKNFDSILDHHDVYKVETIGDAYMVASGLPKRNGDRHAVDIAHMALDLLSFVGTFELQHLPGIPLWIRIGVHSGPCAAGVVGNKMPRYCLFGDTVNTASRMESTGLPLRIHASQSTINILRRTDCQFEFEKRGETYLKGKGKEMTYWLTGVTGRTYNLPTPPTAENFQRLQQDLADMIVSSLEKHRAGREGFEKRKTLSTRVRCRDTNNSLRKDSPPEYFHLAVTDNPSTFL